Proteins from a single region of Streptococcus oralis:
- the ccdA2 gene encoding thiol-disulfide oxidoreductase-associated membrane protein CcdA2, protein MESIIFLVSVFFAGILSFFSPCIFPLLPVYAGILLDDQGNSKSFRFFGRDVAWSGLIRTLCFIAGISLIFFILGFGAGFLGHMLYADWFRYAMGIVIILLGLHQMEILHFNKLEVQKTVTFKQSKSNHYLSAFLLGITFSFGWTPCIGPVLSSVLALAASGGSGAWQGALLTLVYTLGMALPFIVLALASGWIMPYFSKLKPHMILLKKIGGALIVLMGLLLMLGQLNALSGILG, encoded by the coding sequence TTGGAGTCGATTATATTTCTAGTATCTGTTTTTTTTGCAGGTATCCTGTCCTTCTTTTCACCCTGCATCTTTCCTTTGCTACCTGTCTATGCTGGTATTTTACTGGATGATCAGGGAAATTCGAAAAGCTTTCGCTTTTTTGGAAGAGACGTTGCATGGTCAGGCTTAATTCGGACCTTGTGCTTTATTGCAGGAATCTCCCTCATTTTCTTTATTTTAGGATTTGGAGCTGGATTCCTAGGGCACATGCTCTATGCAGACTGGTTTCGTTATGCTATGGGCATAGTCATTATTCTTTTAGGGCTTCACCAGATGGAAATCTTGCATTTCAATAAACTGGAGGTTCAAAAGACAGTCACCTTCAAACAATCCAAGTCTAATCACTATCTGTCAGCCTTTTTACTTGGGATAACCTTTAGTTTTGGTTGGACCCCTTGTATCGGACCAGTCTTAAGTTCAGTATTGGCCCTAGCAGCTTCAGGTGGCAGTGGTGCTTGGCAAGGAGCCTTACTAACCTTAGTTTACACATTGGGAATGGCCCTTCCTTTCATTGTTTTGGCCTTGGCTTCGGGCTGGATTATGCCCTATTTTAGTAAATTAAAACCCCATATGATCCTACTAAAAAAAATCGGGGGAGCTTTGATTGTTTTGATGGGATTATTATT
- a CDS encoding methionyl aminopeptidase translates to MITLKSAREIEAMDKAGDFLASIHIGLRDLIKPGVDMWEVEEYVRRRCKEENFLPLQIGVDGAVMDYPYATCCSLNDEVAHAFPRHYILKDGDLLKVDMVLGGPIAKSDLNVSKLNFNNVEQMKKYTQSYTGGLADSCWAYAVGTPSEEVKNLMDVTKEAMYVGIEQAVVGNRIGDIGAAIQEYAESRGYGVVRDLVGHGVGPTMHEEPMVPNYGIAGRGLRLREGMVLTIEPMINTGDWEIDTDMKTGWAHKTIDGGLSCQYEHQFVITKDGPVILTSQGEEGTY, encoded by the coding sequence ATGATAACTTTAAAATCAGCACGTGAAATCGAAGCCATGGACAAGGCTGGTGATTTCCTAGCAAGTATCCATATCGGCTTACGTGATTTGATTAAGCCAGGCGTGGATATGTGGGAAGTTGAAGAGTACGTTCGTCGACGTTGTAAAGAGGAGAATTTCCTTCCTTTACAGATTGGTGTGGATGGTGCTGTCATGGATTACCCCTATGCCACTTGTTGCTCTCTCAACGACGAAGTAGCTCATGCTTTTCCACGTCATTACATCTTGAAAGATGGCGATTTGCTCAAGGTTGACATGGTACTGGGTGGTCCGATTGCCAAATCCGACCTCAATGTCTCTAAACTCAACTTCAACAATGTTGAGCAAATGAAAAAATACACCCAAAGTTATACTGGTGGTTTAGCTGACTCATGTTGGGCTTATGCGGTTGGTACACCGTCTGAAGAAGTGAAAAACCTTATGGACGTAACCAAGGAAGCTATGTATGTAGGAATTGAGCAAGCAGTTGTTGGCAATCGTATCGGTGATATCGGTGCAGCCATTCAAGAATACGCTGAAAGTCGCGGTTACGGTGTCGTTCGTGATTTGGTTGGTCATGGTGTTGGTCCAACTATGCACGAAGAGCCAATGGTTCCTAACTACGGTATTGCAGGCCGTGGACTCCGTCTCCGTGAAGGAATGGTACTAACCATTGAACCCATGATCAATACTGGAGACTGGGAAATTGATACAGATATGAAGACTGGCTGGGCTCATAAGACTATAGATGGCGGCCTGTCTTGCCAATATGAACACCAGTTCGTGATTACCAAAGACGGTCCAGTTATCTTGACTAGCCAAGGCGAAGAAGGAACGTATTAA
- the spxR gene encoding CBS-HotDog domain-containing transcription factor SpxR — protein sequence MSKHQEILSYLEELPIGKRVSVRSISNHLGVSDGTAYRAIKEAENRGIVETRPRSGTIRVKSQKVAIERLTYAEIAEVTSSEVLAGQEGLEREFSKFSIGAMTEQNILSYLHDGGLLIVGDRTRIQLLALENENAVLVTGGFHVQDDVLELANKKGIPVLRSKHDTFTVATMINKALSNVQIKTDILTVEKLYRPSHEYGFLRETDTVKDYLDLVRKNRSSRFPVINQHQVVVGVVTMRDAGDKSPSTTIDKVMTRSIFVTGLATNIANVSQRMIAEDFEMVPVVRSNQTLLGVVTRRDVMEKMSRSQVSALPTFSEQIGQKLSYHHDEVVITVEPFMLEKNGVLANGVLAEILNHMTQDLVVNSGRNLIIEQMLIYFLQAVQIDDTLRIQARIIHHTRRSAIIDYDIYHGHQIVSKANVTVKIN from the coding sequence ATGAGTAAACACCAGGAAATTTTGTCCTATCTGGAAGAGTTGCCAATTGGGAAGAGAGTTAGTGTACGCAGTATTTCCAATCACCTAGGTGTTAGTGACGGAACAGCCTACCGAGCTATCAAAGAAGCTGAAAATCGTGGCATCGTTGAAACTCGGCCACGTAGTGGAACCATTCGAGTCAAGTCCCAGAAAGTGGCTATTGAGAGGCTAACCTATGCTGAAATTGCTGAAGTCACCTCATCTGAAGTTTTAGCTGGTCAGGAAGGGTTGGAGAGAGAGTTTAGCAAATTCTCCATTGGGGCTATGACAGAGCAAAATATCCTGTCCTATCTCCATGATGGTGGTCTTTTGATCGTAGGTGACCGTACTCGCATTCAACTTTTAGCGCTGGAAAATGAAAATGCAGTCCTCGTTACGGGTGGTTTTCATGTCCAGGACGATGTTCTTGAGTTGGCTAATAAAAAAGGGATTCCAGTTCTGAGGAGTAAACATGACACTTTTACAGTAGCGACCATGATTAACAAAGCCCTCTCAAATGTTCAAATCAAAACCGATATTCTGACAGTCGAAAAGCTCTATCGTCCCAGTCATGAGTATGGTTTTTTGAGAGAAACGGATACGGTCAAAGATTATCTAGACTTGGTCCGTAAGAACAGAAGTAGTCGTTTCCCAGTCATTAACCAACACCAAGTGGTTGTTGGGGTTGTTACCATGCGTGACGCAGGAGACAAGTCTCCCAGTACAACGATTGACAAGGTGATGACACGAAGTATCTTCGTAACAGGATTAGCGACCAATATTGCCAATGTCAGTCAACGAATGATTGCAGAAGACTTTGAGATGGTTCCCGTTGTCAGAAGTAACCAAACTCTACTCGGTGTCGTAACACGACGAGATGTAATGGAAAAGATGAGCCGTTCCCAAGTTTCTGCTTTGCCGACTTTCTCCGAGCAAATTGGGCAAAAACTCTCTTATCATCATGATGAAGTCGTCATTACTGTTGAGCCTTTCATGTTGGAGAAAAATGGGGTCCTTGCTAATGGAGTCTTGGCTGAAATCCTCAACCATATGACCCAAGACCTCGTTGTCAATAGCGGACGTAATCTCATCATTGAACAGATGTTGATTTATTTCTTGCAGGCTGTACAGATAGATGATACTCTGCGGATTCAGGCTCGTATTATTCACCACACGAGACGCTCAGCTATTATTGATTATGATATTTATCATGGTCATCAGATTGTTTCAAAAGCAAATGTTACGGTTAAAATTAATTAG
- a CDS encoding GNAT family N-acetyltransferase gives MNIWTKLAMFSFFETERLYLRPFFFSDSQAFFEIASNPENLQFIFPSQASLEESQYALANYFMKNPLGVWAICLQGNQEMIGSIKFEKIDEIKKEAEIGYFLKKDSWSQGFMTEVVTKLCQLSFDEFGLKQLSIITHLENQASQKVALKSGFSLVRQFKGSDRYTRKMRDYLEFRYIKGEFNE, from the coding sequence ATGAATATTTGGACCAAATTAGCAATGTTTTCTTTTTTTGAAACGGAGCGCTTGTATTTGCGTCCTTTCTTTTTTAGTGACAGTCAAGCGTTTTTCGAGATTGCTTCAAACCCTGAGAATTTACAGTTTATTTTTCCCAGTCAAGCAAGTTTGGAAGAAAGTCAGTACGCCCTTGCTAACTATTTTATGAAGAATCCTCTAGGGGTTTGGGCTATTTGTCTCCAAGGAAATCAGGAAATGATTGGCTCTATTAAATTTGAAAAAATCGATGAAATCAAAAAAGAAGCAGAAATTGGTTACTTCTTAAAAAAGGATTCTTGGTCACAAGGTTTTATGACAGAAGTGGTTACCAAGCTATGCCAGCTTTCATTTGATGAATTTGGTTTAAAACAATTATCCATTATCACTCATTTGGAGAATCAAGCTAGTCAAAAAGTAGCCTTAAAATCGGGCTTTAGCCTCGTACGACAGTTTAAGGGGAGTGATCGCTATACACGAAAAATGAGGGACTATCTTGAATTTCGATACATAAAAGGAGAATTCAATGAGTAA